In Paenibacillus sp. 1781tsa1, one DNA window encodes the following:
- a CDS encoding SDR family oxidoreductase: MKYTVITGASSGIGYETALAFAARGKNLILVARRLDKLEELKSTIQGIDPKVNVIVHTSDLSVTAEAYTLYNDLKEYEIETWINNAGLGESSFIADQNLDKVETMLRVNIESLTVLSTLYVRDYANVEGTQLINVSSALGYAIAVGSVAYSASKYYVSAFTEGLAKELELKGAKLKAKVLAPAITETEFVQKSIDAEGFDYKTNMSKYHTAKEMAGFMLDLYDRNDVVVGIVDQNYDFQLTGAIYPVISELG, from the coding sequence ATGAAATACACAGTGATTACAGGAGCAAGTTCGGGAATTGGCTATGAAACGGCATTGGCATTTGCAGCACGTGGCAAAAACTTGATTTTGGTAGCTAGAAGATTGGATAAGTTGGAAGAGCTTAAATCGACTATTCAGGGTATCGACCCTAAAGTAAATGTTATCGTTCATACAAGCGACCTGTCTGTTACCGCAGAGGCGTACACGCTATATAACGATTTGAAGGAATATGAAATTGAGACTTGGATCAACAATGCAGGACTTGGAGAAAGCTCATTCATTGCTGATCAGAATTTGGATAAAGTGGAGACGATGCTGCGTGTAAACATTGAATCCTTGACCGTTCTATCTACACTGTATGTGCGAGATTATGCGAATGTCGAGGGTACTCAATTGATTAACGTCTCCTCCGCACTTGGATATGCCATTGCTGTAGGCAGTGTTGCTTATTCAGCATCAAAATACTACGTTAGTGCCTTCACCGAAGGACTTGCCAAAGAACTGGAACTGAAAGGTGCAAAACTGAAAGCGAAGGTGCTTGCACCAGCGATCACGGAAACAGAGTTTGTACAGAAATCAATCGATGCTGAAGGATTTGATTACAAAACCAATATGTCCAAATACCATACAGCTAAAGAAATGGCGGGCTTCATGCTAGATCTGTATGATCGCAACGATGTGGTTGTAGGGATTGTAGACCAGAACTATGATTTCCAACTGACAGGTGCAATCTACCCGGTGATTTCAGAACTAGGTTAA
- a CDS encoding DedA family protein has product MISNTILELLHQYGYLIFYFAFSLGPFGIPIPNEITIISGAILSHTGVINSWITYFCILSGLLTAITFAYLAGKLFGTKIKHRFQHHKHFVKAELILNKSGKWAMCIGLFIPIVRYVLPLLIGMSGVQYRKFALISYSSALLWTITYFTAGIYFGGPILSTLQLLHF; this is encoded by the coding sequence ATGATCAGTAATACGATCTTAGAGCTGCTTCATCAGTATGGATATCTGATTTTTTATTTTGCCTTCTCATTAGGGCCTTTCGGCATTCCAATTCCAAATGAGATCACGATTATCAGCGGTGCCATTTTAAGCCACACGGGAGTAATCAATTCGTGGATCACATATTTCTGTATTTTATCAGGGCTATTAACGGCTATTACCTTTGCTTATTTAGCAGGGAAGTTATTTGGAACCAAGATAAAGCACAGATTTCAACATCATAAACACTTCGTCAAGGCCGAACTGATTCTGAATAAGAGTGGCAAATGGGCGATGTGCATCGGTTTGTTCATTCCAATTGTGCGATATGTTCTTCCTTTGCTTATTGGAATGAGCGGCGTGCAGTATCGAAAATTTGCTCTCATCTCATATTCCAGTGCTTTGTTATGGACCATAACGTATTTTACAGCGGGAATCTACTTCGGCGGTCCCATTTTATCCACGCTTCAATTATTACATTTCTAA
- a CDS encoding DUF3600 domain-containing protein, with product MKLDEQLRRAYQEETKDWSVPARIKHKMMDGIRSDSHIRRNRKKWLVTGLLAVVLIIPTGAYAGYTYLADGIYGSQENIAAMGGTAEDYMRLEAKLQTAKAHFSEEEFVQYMDLLKQMGQMAVNHADSQGNMHPEQWSTVEQERYNLLAAELEPFFEKLEAVSVGSSKKRMDEQQFWTEQLERAEETFTNEQYREFKSVYEQMKKYKVMVMDKDGSIHEERLSAEQKDDLRQLERRLIPYLKRLELNVR from the coding sequence ATGAAACTCGATGAACAGTTGCGAAGAGCCTACCAGGAAGAGACCAAAGACTGGTCCGTTCCTGCCAGGATTAAACATAAAATGATGGATGGTATTCGAAGTGATTCTCACATCAGAAGAAATCGAAAAAAATGGCTGGTCACTGGGCTATTGGCTGTTGTACTTATTATTCCCACCGGAGCCTACGCAGGGTACACCTATCTTGCAGACGGAATATATGGTTCACAGGAAAATATCGCTGCGATGGGGGGAACAGCTGAGGATTATATGAGGTTGGAAGCAAAGCTGCAGACGGCCAAGGCTCATTTCAGTGAAGAAGAATTTGTTCAATATATGGACCTGTTGAAACAAATGGGGCAAATGGCGGTGAATCATGCTGATTCTCAGGGAAACATGCATCCAGAGCAGTGGAGTACAGTGGAGCAGGAACGATATAACCTTCTTGCAGCTGAGCTGGAACCTTTTTTTGAAAAGCTGGAAGCTGTGAGTGTGGGGTCCTCCAAAAAACGGATGGACGAGCAGCAATTTTGGACAGAACAGTTGGAACGTGCAGAGGAGACATTTACCAATGAACAATATCGTGAGTTCAAGTCTGTTTATGAACAAATGAAGAAATACAAAGTTATGGTGATGGACAAGGATGGAAGTATCCATGAGGAACGCTTGTCAGCGGAGCAAAAGGATGATTTAAGGCAGCTAGAGAGACGTCTAATTCCCTATTTGAAACGATTGGAGCTCAATGTGCGTTGA
- a CDS encoding alkene reductase, protein MEKIWSKTKIGNMELPHRLAMAPMTRSRAQEDGTPGELAALYYAQRATIGLLITEGTQPSDDGQGYLWSPGIYTDKHIDGWKKVTDAVHEAGGYVYIQLMHAGRMSHPDNTPHHRQPVAPSAIAPGVEMFTVTGMQDIPVPRELSQEDIQTTIADFRKAAAAAIEAGADGVEIHGANGYLINQFLGENSNTRTDDYGGSIENRTRFAIEVTKAIVEEIGAERTGFRISPGTPLGGIQDGEQGPDLYRYLVKELAQLDLAYLHVMHLGDENLLHDIRSIWKNPLLVNRAGRTLEDLSVDLDRGLADVVPVGVWSLANPDLVERLQQGAPLNEADPTTFFGLGSKGYTDYPTLEELKSQEGLH, encoded by the coding sequence TTGGAAAAGATATGGAGTAAAACAAAGATTGGCAACATGGAATTGCCTCATCGACTAGCGATGGCACCCATGACACGCAGTCGGGCGCAAGAAGATGGTACACCTGGAGAGTTGGCTGCACTTTATTATGCTCAACGTGCGACCATAGGACTCCTGATTACGGAGGGTACACAACCATCTGATGATGGACAGGGTTACTTATGGTCACCTGGTATCTATACCGACAAGCATATTGATGGATGGAAAAAGGTAACGGATGCCGTGCATGAAGCTGGCGGATATGTATACATCCAATTAATGCATGCGGGTCGCATGTCACATCCGGACAATACCCCGCATCATCGTCAACCTGTTGCTCCGTCTGCCATCGCACCGGGCGTAGAAATGTTCACGGTGACAGGAATGCAGGATATCCCCGTTCCCCGGGAATTGAGTCAGGAGGATATTCAAACGACCATCGCCGATTTCCGAAAAGCAGCCGCCGCAGCGATCGAAGCAGGGGCGGATGGCGTTGAGATTCATGGGGCTAACGGATACTTGATCAATCAATTTTTAGGAGAGAATTCAAATACAAGGACAGATGATTATGGCGGATCTATTGAAAATCGTACTCGCTTTGCGATTGAAGTAACCAAAGCCATCGTGGAGGAAATAGGGGCAGAACGAACAGGCTTCCGTATCTCGCCAGGGACACCGCTGGGTGGAATTCAAGATGGCGAACAAGGTCCTGATCTGTATCGCTACCTTGTAAAAGAGTTAGCTCAATTGGATTTGGCTTACCTCCATGTTATGCATCTTGGAGATGAGAACCTACTCCACGACATTCGTTCGATCTGGAAAAATCCACTATTGGTTAACCGGGCCGGAAGAACTTTGGAGGATCTCAGTGTCGATTTAGATCGTGGTCTCGCTGATGTGGTACCTGTAGGTGTATGGTCTTTAGCTAATCCAGATTTGGTGGAACGACTTCAACAAGGTGCGCCACTGAATGAAGCAGATCCGACAACATTCTTTGGATTGGGAAGTAAGGGCTACACAGATTATCCTACGTTGGAAGAATTAAAGTCACAAGAGGGGCTACACTAG
- a CDS encoding TetR/AcrR family transcriptional regulator, whose protein sequence is MARSKEFEESVVLDKAMRLFWKQGYEKTSMTDLVNHMGIHRKSLYDTFGDKHTLFLKTVDLYDHKISSALAAGVKHSKTATEALQFTFLSLIHGEGPPASGCFIVNSTVELAARDDDMNNRSTEMFANTEKLIKDIIMWGQQEGEFTTEYNAEVLAEYVHNVGVGLRVMAKTSTTKEKLLRIATLSMDFIRR, encoded by the coding sequence ATGGCGAGAAGCAAAGAGTTCGAAGAGTCTGTTGTTCTGGATAAAGCGATGAGACTATTTTGGAAACAAGGTTATGAGAAGACGTCTATGACGGATCTGGTTAATCATATGGGAATTCATCGTAAAAGCTTGTATGACACATTTGGCGATAAACATACCTTGTTTCTAAAGACAGTAGATCTGTATGATCACAAAATCAGCTCCGCCCTTGCAGCAGGCGTAAAGCATTCTAAAACGGCAACTGAAGCACTTCAGTTTACATTTCTTTCTTTAATTCATGGAGAGGGACCTCCAGCATCAGGCTGCTTCATCGTCAATTCGACGGTAGAATTGGCGGCACGCGATGACGACATGAACAACCGATCAACGGAGATGTTTGCAAATACGGAGAAACTAATCAAGGACATTATTATGTGGGGCCAGCAAGAAGGTGAATTCACAACGGAGTACAACGCCGAGGTATTGGCGGAATATGTGCATAATGTAGGCGTTGGGCTAAGGGTGATGGCAAAGACTTCGACGACCAAGGAAAAACTTCTTCGTATAGCGACACTATCCATGGATTTCATACGAAGGTAG
- a CDS encoding NADP-dependent oxidoreductase — MRAAQIKKYSKIIQVEINDVEIPQIHSHEVLVRVKAAGVNPLDILNMNGSVRIIADYSLPLTLGNELSGVIEAVGDDVLKFKAGDSVYARLPLNKIGAFAEYAAVHEDALSVMPENLSFIEAAAVPLTALTAYQALHDVLRAEPNKKLFIPGGTGGFGAMAIPIAKSMGLTVITSGSERGRARALSIGADQFIDYKTQHYADILSDIDYVIDTLGVDEIKAELSILKPQGKLVSLKAGPNYRFAVDSQFPLWKRALFGLVGARLDSLARKNQNEYRFLFVHSSGIQLQEITALVEKEDIKPSIDSTYTFEDIEKALIKVSKGHSQGKVIVTF; from the coding sequence ATGAGAGCAGCTCAGATTAAGAAATACTCCAAAATAATCCAAGTGGAAATCAACGATGTTGAGATACCGCAGATCCATAGCCATGAGGTTCTTGTCAGAGTAAAAGCTGCGGGTGTAAATCCGCTGGATATCTTGAATATGAATGGCAGTGTTCGGATAATTGCCGACTATTCGTTACCTCTAACTTTAGGGAATGAACTATCTGGTGTCATTGAAGCTGTCGGTGATGATGTTTTGAAATTTAAGGCGGGGGATTCGGTCTATGCAAGATTGCCTCTGAATAAAATCGGTGCTTTTGCTGAATATGCAGCTGTACATGAGGATGCTTTATCCGTTATGCCTGAAAATCTGTCTTTTATCGAAGCTGCTGCGGTACCTCTTACAGCCTTGACGGCGTATCAAGCATTGCATGATGTACTTCGAGCTGAACCGAATAAGAAACTGTTTATACCCGGAGGAACTGGTGGTTTCGGTGCGATGGCTATCCCGATTGCCAAGTCCATGGGGCTAACAGTGATTACAAGTGGAAGCGAAAGAGGCAGAGCACGTGCACTATCTATTGGAGCAGATCAATTCATTGATTATAAAACCCAACATTATGCTGACATCCTGTCCGATATCGATTATGTCATTGACACTTTGGGTGTGGACGAGATCAAAGCTGAACTGAGCATTTTGAAACCACAGGGGAAATTAGTATCTTTGAAGGCAGGACCCAATTATCGCTTTGCAGTGGACAGTCAATTCCCGTTGTGGAAAAGAGCATTGTTTGGTCTTGTAGGTGCACGCCTGGATTCGTTAGCGCGTAAGAACCAAAATGAATATCGTTTTTTATTTGTGCACTCCAGTGGGATTCAATTGCAAGAAATCACAGCTCTTGTAGAAAAAGAAGACATTAAACCTTCGATCGATTCTACGTATACGTTTGAAGACATTGAAAAGGCATTGATCAAAGTATCAAAGGGTCACTCCCAGGGCAAAGTCATTGTTACCTTTTAA
- a CDS encoding class I SAM-dependent methyltransferase: protein MKTSEPLLFLQGFLRNPKRVGSLLPSSKFLSRKIVQSVRWNEVRTIAELGPGTGAVTCVMRAHLPQSATVFLFERDPKMRNNLKKTYPEFMFHSNASYLLKRINQEHIHQLDSIICGLPFFNFSREMRQNILSQIHTALRHGGTLVLYQYSLHMKKQLAELFEIEKIQFEPFSFPPVFVYVCRKKQDEGDSETSELGKI, encoded by the coding sequence ATGAAAACATCCGAACCACTTCTTTTCCTGCAAGGATTTCTGAGGAACCCCAAACGAGTAGGCAGTCTCCTGCCCAGTTCCAAATTTCTATCCCGTAAAATCGTCCAGTCTGTACGATGGAATGAGGTCAGAACCATTGCTGAGCTGGGGCCAGGAACAGGTGCAGTCACATGTGTCATGAGAGCACATTTACCCCAATCTGCAACCGTGTTTTTATTTGAAAGAGACCCCAAAATGAGAAATAATCTAAAGAAAACTTATCCTGAATTCATGTTCCATTCGAACGCATCCTATCTATTGAAAAGGATCAATCAAGAACATATTCATCAGTTGGATAGCATCATTTGCGGACTGCCCTTTTTTAATTTTTCCAGAGAAATGAGACAAAACATCCTGTCACAGATTCATACAGCGCTGCGACATGGAGGCACATTAGTTTTGTACCAGTACTCACTTCATATGAAGAAACAATTAGCTGAGTTATTTGAGATTGAGAAAATTCAATTTGAACCCTTCAGCTTCCCTCCCGTTTTTGTGTATGTTTGTCGTAAAAAACAAGATGAAGGAGACAGTGAAACGAGCGAATTGGGCAAGATCTGA
- a CDS encoding sigma-70 family RNA polymerase sigma factor yields MSEQDEYIKLITLIRAGHEEAYGELYEKTVTGVYRTVRFLLEDESDAEDVVQEIYIQAYRSLAKYDAERTFRPWLMGVTMRQIQSYRRKRLMQFRFGKRIEKSDVGLEYDFSTDLVNKLANRPLLEQVRSLPYKLQQVVTLHYLNEYTQEEIAGILEIPLGTVKSRIHAALAKLRQKEKMNPRLRGKVEDLHETR; encoded by the coding sequence ATGAGTGAGCAAGATGAGTACATAAAACTTATAACGTTAATACGTGCGGGGCATGAAGAAGCATACGGAGAATTATATGAGAAAACAGTGACGGGTGTATATCGGACTGTGCGATTTCTCCTCGAGGACGAGTCTGACGCGGAGGATGTGGTCCAAGAGATTTACATTCAGGCGTATCGATCATTGGCGAAATATGATGCCGAGCGTACCTTTCGTCCCTGGTTGATGGGTGTGACGATGCGACAGATTCAGAGTTATCGACGCAAAAGGTTGATGCAGTTTCGGTTTGGCAAGCGGATCGAAAAATCTGACGTGGGATTGGAATATGATTTTTCCACCGATCTGGTCAACAAACTGGCAAATCGTCCTCTGTTGGAACAGGTGCGCAGTTTGCCGTACAAGCTCCAGCAGGTGGTCACACTGCATTATTTGAATGAATATACGCAAGAGGAGATTGCTGGCATATTGGAGATTCCACTTGGAACCGTGAAATCGCGTATACATGCGGCGCTGGCGAAGTTGAGACAAAAAGAGAAGATGAATCCAAGATTGCGGGGAAAGGTGGAGGATCTGCATGAAACTCGATGA
- a CDS encoding ATP-binding protein, with protein sequence MRDLITLEQGLQFISEGNLDYRVPVNRQDELGRVASNINHMTEQLQLQIIKERELEKSKMDMITGLSHDLRTPLTSIIGYIELLRTESFQNKAEYDRFIQNTYNKATHLKKLLDDLFEYTRLTSVATQLDLKKVDLYQLLDQLLFEFEPLAQENGIHIEKEIGNAPIMAHVDSDKIARAIDNLLMNALKYSFKPGVIHIRMSMHHEHITIQVENKSAPLTTEQKDKLFDRFYKVDYSRSSEGIQAGSGLGLSIAKNIAELHQGTLMLQHMHNVFTFELNLPSNIK encoded by the coding sequence GTGAGAGATCTCATTACATTAGAGCAAGGGCTTCAATTCATTTCAGAAGGCAATCTGGACTACCGGGTGCCCGTTAATCGACAGGATGAACTGGGGCGAGTTGCTTCCAACATTAATCACATGACTGAACAGTTGCAGCTGCAGATCATCAAGGAACGCGAGCTGGAGAAATCCAAGATGGACATGATTACGGGTCTCTCTCATGACCTGCGCACACCGCTTACCAGCATAATTGGCTATATTGAGCTACTAAGAACAGAATCCTTTCAAAACAAAGCAGAGTATGACCGCTTCATTCAAAACACCTATAACAAAGCAACGCATCTAAAGAAGCTGCTCGATGATTTATTTGAATACACACGTCTAACCTCTGTAGCTACCCAATTGGATTTGAAAAAGGTTGACCTGTATCAGCTATTAGATCAGTTGTTGTTTGAATTTGAACCTTTAGCTCAGGAGAATGGTATTCATATCGAGAAAGAGATCGGTAACGCCCCCATTATGGCCCACGTGGATAGTGATAAGATTGCTCGGGCTATCGATAATCTTCTCATGAACGCTCTGAAGTATTCCTTTAAGCCAGGTGTGATTCACATTCGAATGAGTATGCACCATGAGCACATTACCATTCAAGTCGAAAATAAAAGTGCGCCGCTCACAACGGAGCAAAAAGACAAACTGTTTGATCGTTTTTATAAGGTGGATTATTCAAGAAGCAGTGAAGGCATTCAAGCGGGGTCAGGTTTAGGTCTTTCGATAGCAAAAAATATTGCAGAGCTACATCAAGGTACCTTGATGCTTCAACATATGCATAACGTATTTACATTCGAGTTAAACTTGCCTTCCAACATCAAGTGA
- a CDS encoding response regulator transcription factor — MSTILVVDDEPDIRDVIHVYLRNEGYQVIEAANGEEALNVINTTSVQLVILDVMMPIMDGIKACFKIREVSTTPIIMLSAKEEDIDKITGLTTGADDYMVKPFNPLELLARVKAQLRRQTLIGKPESSSLILIKDLVIDTSKHSVKLNENGISLTPLEFSILVLLASHPGQVFSSEKIYETVWKEPYGYSDNTVMVHIRNLREKLEVNPREPQYIKTVWGVGYKID, encoded by the coding sequence ATGAGTACCATTCTTGTTGTTGATGATGAACCCGATATCCGTGATGTCATTCATGTTTATTTACGTAACGAAGGATATCAGGTCATTGAAGCAGCCAATGGTGAGGAAGCGCTAAATGTTATCAATACAACATCGGTCCAACTCGTCATATTGGATGTCATGATGCCCATTATGGACGGAATCAAAGCCTGCTTCAAAATAAGAGAAGTATCAACCACTCCGATCATTATGTTATCCGCCAAGGAAGAAGACATTGATAAAATTACAGGCCTGACTACCGGGGCCGACGATTACATGGTCAAACCCTTTAATCCGCTAGAATTACTGGCTCGCGTTAAGGCTCAGCTCCGACGTCAAACATTGATTGGGAAACCGGAATCGAGTTCACTGATCCTCATTAAGGACCTTGTCATTGATACAAGCAAACATTCAGTAAAGTTAAATGAGAATGGCATTTCACTAACCCCTCTGGAGTTCTCCATTCTGGTGTTACTTGCGAGTCATCCCGGACAAGTATTTAGCTCGGAGAAGATTTACGAGACTGTATGGAAAGAACCTTATGGCTATTCCGATAATACGGTGATGGTCCATATTCGTAATCTGCGAGAAAAGCTGGAAGTGAATCCAAGAGAACCTCAGTATATTAAAACGGTGTGGGGAGTGGGATATAAAATTGATTAA
- a CDS encoding class I SAM-dependent methyltransferase, with product MNSNQPLLFLKSFLQSPKHVGSIIPSSRFLANKMVNQASWLEAKAVAELGSGTGPITRYIHQQAQDSTKVLLFEMNDTMRNNLQAAYPELSCYPDAARLVESMNQEGVQQLDYIFSGLPFFNFEPELRNTLVEQIHKALKPGGLFIAFQYSLQMKKLLSEHFIIEKIGLVPLNIPPAFVYVCRKKETI from the coding sequence ATGAATTCCAATCAACCACTATTATTTCTGAAAAGTTTTCTTCAGAGCCCCAAACATGTTGGCAGCATCATTCCCAGTTCCCGGTTTCTCGCCAACAAAATGGTGAATCAAGCCTCTTGGCTGGAGGCAAAAGCAGTTGCCGAACTCGGATCGGGTACAGGTCCTATCACTCGTTATATTCATCAACAGGCACAGGACTCCACCAAAGTCCTATTGTTTGAGATGAACGACACAATGAGGAATAATCTTCAGGCAGCATACCCGGAGTTATCCTGTTATCCAGACGCCGCTCGATTGGTAGAATCCATGAATCAAGAGGGCGTTCAGCAATTGGATTACATTTTTAGCGGGTTGCCCTTCTTCAACTTTGAGCCTGAATTAAGAAATACGTTGGTAGAGCAGATCCATAAGGCACTCAAACCCGGAGGATTATTCATCGCCTTTCAATATTCACTTCAAATGAAAAAATTATTATCCGAACACTTTATCATCGAAAAAATAGGATTAGTGCCTTTGAATATCCCGCCTGCGTTCGTTTATGTCTGTCGCAAAAAGGAAACAATTTAA
- a CDS encoding phosphatase PAP2 family protein: protein MKLSSPSSTKSVWLSLLWLAAVPVLNIFYGVLNHAGNHVYSLAISLDSMIPFVPIFIIPYVLWYPFITGALIALAFKEKRTYFQTLIALCSGLVISYIFFALFQTAIERPDIRGNKGILFTIVDYIYRNDQPYNCFPSIHVLTSYLILRGTRVFGRAIWAMTSTFSILIIVSTVLVKQHVIVDVAGGILVGELCFRLVGSTFHFSSSRVKSTRLE from the coding sequence TTGAAGCTTTCCAGTCCTTCATCTACCAAATCAGTTTGGCTTTCCTTGCTTTGGCTTGCAGCCGTCCCGGTCTTAAATATTTTCTACGGTGTACTAAATCACGCTGGGAATCATGTCTATAGTCTTGCAATATCCCTAGATTCAATGATCCCTTTTGTCCCGATATTTATCATCCCTTATGTATTATGGTACCCGTTCATTACTGGCGCATTAATAGCACTTGCTTTTAAGGAAAAGCGCACCTATTTTCAAACGCTCATTGCACTTTGCAGCGGTCTGGTGATCTCATACATCTTCTTTGCTCTGTTCCAGACAGCGATTGAGCGCCCCGATATCCGAGGTAATAAAGGAATTCTTTTCACGATAGTTGATTACATCTACCGTAACGATCAACCCTACAATTGTTTTCCAAGTATTCACGTACTCACGAGTTACCTGATCCTTAGAGGAACGCGTGTATTTGGACGAGCGATATGGGCGATGACTTCCACCTTCTCGATTCTTATCATCGTGTCTACCGTACTGGTAAAACAACATGTCATCGTTGATGTTGCAGGTGGCATCCTGGTTGGAGAACTTTGTTTCCGATTGGTTGGATCAACCTTCCATTTTTCCTCATCCCGCGTTAAATCCACTCGATTGGAGTGA
- a CDS encoding SDR family oxidoreductase — MRKTVLITGVSGGIGKELADRFAKGGHHIVLVARSKGKIQDLAQEYQKKYGIQATVIAKDVAAPGVPQEIYHELKEKGIVVDYLVNNAGFGLFGTFMETDLEQEVNMIDVNIKALTIMTKLFLPDMIQRGHGGVMNVASLVGFFPGPMMSVYYATKAYVLSFTEALENEVSGTGVTVTALCPGLTSTGFVDRSGMGVSKMLQGPIMEAGQVAEEGYRGFLRGKTLIMPGARNRFIAFMPRLLPRKMMTRMIRSSQDKTGH, encoded by the coding sequence ATGAGGAAGACAGTTCTAATTACAGGGGTCTCGGGTGGTATCGGTAAAGAGTTAGCAGATCGATTTGCCAAAGGCGGACATCATATTGTGCTGGTAGCACGAAGCAAGGGGAAAATACAGGATCTAGCTCAGGAGTATCAGAAAAAGTATGGTATTCAGGCAACGGTTATTGCCAAAGATGTAGCGGCACCTGGGGTACCACAGGAGATTTATCATGAGCTGAAGGAAAAGGGCATTGTTGTTGATTATCTTGTCAACAATGCAGGCTTCGGTCTGTTCGGGACGTTTATGGAAACGGATCTGGAACAAGAAGTTAATATGATTGACGTGAATATCAAGGCTTTAACCATCATGACAAAGCTATTCTTGCCGGATATGATCCAACGTGGGCACGGAGGCGTGATGAATGTGGCTTCGTTGGTAGGTTTTTTCCCTGGACCGATGATGTCGGTATATTATGCAACAAAGGCATACGTGCTATCATTCACCGAGGCTTTGGAGAATGAAGTAAGCGGAACTGGCGTTACGGTGACAGCACTGTGCCCAGGCCTGACCTCTACCGGATTTGTTGATCGCTCGGGTATGGGGGTCTCGAAGATGTTGCAGGGCCCGATCATGGAAGCCGGGCAGGTGGCCGAAGAAGGGTATCGAGGCTTTTTACGTGGCAAGACGTTAATTATGCCTGGTGCTAGAAATCGATTCATCGCGTTTATGCCGCGGTTGTTGCCGCGTAAGATGATGACCCGCATGATTAGATCCTCACAGGACAAGACAGGACATTGA